Proteins from a single region of Oryza brachyantha chromosome 6, ObraRS2, whole genome shotgun sequence:
- the LOC121054677 gene encoding uncharacterized protein LOC121054677: MAGILRNTIVVAMGAGALGGPDALRLLVAFAGRSPAVDIAIVVFVIAAVTAPALGTVLLARFFRKARAGGGAGRRATWPTVADPFAKMTQAVSLAVAVLVSDSLLLLPPFQSGDLGPLRFLLAFAGAALVFGASAARVRTVLLPNGHGAAHATERSIKATLLVSPAGVCFLLVPSVAVGILDAPAQRLLAFTSKNPLATVPVGVAAATVISATLLALFFCKAQIPLQYNSKE; this comes from the coding sequence ATGGCGGGAATTCTTCGGAATACCATCGTCGTGGCCATGGGCGCGGGGGCGCTAGGCGGGCCGGACGCGTTGCGGCTCTTGGTCGCCTTCGCCGGGCGGAGCCCCGCCGTCGATATCGCCATCGTCGTCTTCGTAATCGCGGCGGTCACCGCGCCCGCCCTCGGCACCGTGCTTCTCGCCCGCTTCTTCCGCAAGGCGCGCGCTGGGGGCGGCGCGGGACGCCGCGCGACGTGGCCGACGGTCGCTGACCCCTTCGCCAAGATGACGCAGGCGGTGTCCCTGGCCGTGGCCGTCCTCGTCTCCGACTCCCTGCTCCTCCTGCCGCCGTTCCAGTCCGGTGACCTCGGCCCCCTCCGCTTCCTTCTCGCCTTCGCTGGAGCCGCGCTCGTCTTCGGCGCCAGCGCCGCGCGCGTCCGCACCGTGCTTCTCCCGAATGGGCACGGCGCCGCCCACGCCACGGAGCGCTCCATCAAGGCGACCCTGCTAGTGTCCCCTGCCGGCGTCTGCTTCCTCCTCGTCCCTTCCGTTGCAGTTGGCATCCTCGACGCGCCGGCGCAGCGCCTCCTCGCCTTCACCTCCAAGAACCCACTCGCCACCGTGCCCGTCGgcgtcgctgccgccaccgTCATCAGCGCCACGCTTCTGGCCCTTTTCTTCTGCAAGGCGCAAA